One window of the Lacerta agilis isolate rLacAgi1 chromosome 17, rLacAgi1.pri, whole genome shotgun sequence genome contains the following:
- the C17H12orf65 gene encoding probable peptide chain release factor C12orf65 homolog, mitochondrial isoform X2 produces the protein MPPSSLPLLTNTLNGLSGFPLASRLWWKPRFLMPWWPRPLLLEVGKKSFRDVLPLHDADLEEQFVRGSGPGGQATNKTSNCVVLKHLPSGIVVKCHQTRSLEQNRKKAREILQEKVDVFYKGETSDVVKEKQEFQKKKQEKRRRAKENLERKRHLKEMQALEDK, from the exons ATGCCTCCCTCAAGTTTACCACTCTTGACAAACACATTGAATGGACTAAGTGGCTTCCCTCTGGCATCAAGGCTTTGGTGGAAGCCACGTTTTTTAATGCCTTGGTGGCCCAGACCTTTGCTCCTTGAAGTGGGAAAGAAGAGCTTCAGAGACGTCCTTCCTCTACACGATGCTGACCTAGAAGAGCAGTTTGTCCGTGGCTCTGGACCCGGAGGCCAAGCAACCAATAAAACCAGTAACTGTGTGGTCCTGAAACATCTTCCTTCAGGAATTGTAGTCAAG TGCCATCAGACAAGATCACTAGAGCAGAACCGCAAAAAGGCTAGAGAGATCCTCCAGGAGAAAGTGGATGTTTTCTACAAAGGTGAAACCAGTGACGTTGTTAAGGAAAAACAGGAATTTCAGAAGAAAAAGCAAGAGAAGAGGCGGCGAGCAAAGGAAAATCTTGAAAGGAAAAGGCATTTGAAAGAAATGCAAGCATTAGAGGACAAATAA
- the C17H12orf65 gene encoding probable peptide chain release factor C12orf65 homolog, mitochondrial isoform X1, whose translation MGWVGGKMSNGEGVFKTVYFISNKMLEGKSSSLELSMPPSSLPLLTNTLNGLSGFPLASRLWWKPRFLMPWWPRPLLLEVGKKSFRDVLPLHDADLEEQFVRGSGPGGQATNKTSNCVVLKHLPSGIVVKCHQTRSLEQNRKKAREILQEKVDVFYKGETSDVVKEKQEFQKKKQEKRRRAKENLERKRHLKEMQALEDK comes from the exons atggggtgggtgggtgggaagatgagcaATGGGGAAGGTGTCTTCAAAACAGTGTACTTCATTTCAAACAAAATGCTTGAGGGG AAGTCCTCATCTCTAGAGCTTTCTATGCCTCCCTCAAGTTTACCACTCTTGACAAACACATTGAATGGACTAAGTGGCTTCCCTCTGGCATCAAGGCTTTGGTGGAAGCCACGTTTTTTAATGCCTTGGTGGCCCAGACCTTTGCTCCTTGAAGTGGGAAAGAAGAGCTTCAGAGACGTCCTTCCTCTACACGATGCTGACCTAGAAGAGCAGTTTGTCCGTGGCTCTGGACCCGGAGGCCAAGCAACCAATAAAACCAGTAACTGTGTGGTCCTGAAACATCTTCCTTCAGGAATTGTAGTCAAG TGCCATCAGACAAGATCACTAGAGCAGAACCGCAAAAAGGCTAGAGAGATCCTCCAGGAGAAAGTGGATGTTTTCTACAAAGGTGAAACCAGTGACGTTGTTAAGGAAAAACAGGAATTTCAGAAGAAAAAGCAAGAGAAGAGGCGGCGAGCAAAGGAAAATCTTGAAAGGAAAAGGCATTTGAAAGAAATGCAAGCATTAGAGGACAAATAA